A stretch of DNA from Candidatus Abyssobacteria bacterium SURF_5:
ATTGTCGTATGTCGGCGGCACGTGCACCCATAGGACCCGATGCCTTTCTTCAAAGGGGCCGGCGGTCCTTCCGTCTTTTACGCGCTGGACTGCATCGTCTCTGAGCAGTTTGAGGGTTTTGGTGAGGCGGGGATGCCCGGCTCCGAAAATGAAACAGCCGTATGGGAGCAGCCTCAGCAATCCCGGATGAGGCGCCGGCCTGACGGTGAAGGTATCGTGGATATCGAGCAAATACTCATAAGCCTTATTCGATTCGACCACGGCTTCCCGAAGCCGGTCGATATCGAATTTTCGGCCGGTGACCTTTTCCAGGAACGGGATCAATTGCTCCTTGAGCTGGCGGGCATAATATCGGATTGACTCGCGGTCGTACCGGAACGGTGCGTCCAGAAACAACATCGGGCAATCGAGCAGCTTGTGGAGAATCGGGTACGCGATGCGTGTGCCGTCGCACGGCGAAGAAGAGGTGACGAAAAAGGAATTTTTGGGGAGTTCGCCCTTCAGGGCTGCGCCAAGGATGAACCGATCGGTCGAGCAGACGTCGGACGGGATACCGGCCTCCTCGGCCGCCTCGATGAACTCGTACACGATATTCATGTTCACCCTGGTGAAGAATGAGGGATAAAATTCGAGGCACAGCGGCGCACAGCCGAAGGAATAGAAAAGTTGCGGAACAAGCCCGAACTCGAACAGCGCCACCTTTCGATTTTCATCGTTCATCGCGGCGGCGATATCCTCATATTGATCCGCGTTGTTGGAAATAGTCGCCGCATAAAGGTGGGCATACTCCTCGTACGGAGGAAGCGGGTTGTCCATCCAAAACTGCGCCATAGGCCTCATCAGCCCTTCCACGATTTCGATCGTCTTGCGAAATGGCTCTCCCATAGGCGTCGCGCTCCTCGAATCGGCCTGAGAACATGTCTGTAGTCGGTTTGAAAACGGTAAAACAGACTCTCTTGGACGGTATCTGTTTCCCGCAGTATATGTTATCTTTGGCTGTCTTGTCCAATAGAGAAGTGAGCCGTTGAGGGTTTTAAGCCGAACCAAAGACTGGCTTTGCCACATCCTCAATACGGGTAAATACTTATATGGAGATGAATTCCATACAACAATCATAGAAAGGGAATATGATATGACGGTAAAACAGGAAAAAATGATGCCATCGGCGGAGGAAATCGCAAAGTTGCCTCCCGATGGCGGGCCGGAATTCAATCGACTGATTCACGAGAAGAGTCCATATTTGCTTCAGCACGCTCGTAATCCGGTCGATTGGTATCCCTGGTCCGAAGAAGCATTTGAGAAGGCGCGGAAAGAAGACAAACCCATTTTTCTTTCGATTGGGTACTCAACCTGTCACTGGTGTCACGTCATGGAGTGGGATTCGTTCGAGGATACGGAAGTTGCAGATATTTTGAACCGATACTACGTCTGCATAAAAGTTGATCGGGAAGAGCGTCCGGATATCGATGAAGTTTATATGAACGCCACCCAACTGATCACGAATCGGGGCGGATGGCCGAATTCGGTTTGGCTGTTACCGAACAGAAAACCGTGGTACGCTGGAACATTTTTTCCGCGCGAGGATGTGCAGGGTCGGCCCGGCTTCAAAACGATTCTGCTCAGTCTGGCCGAATTCTGGCAGCGGCGCCGGCAGGATGTCAACAGGCAGGCCGATCAACTGGCCGACGTGATGGAACGGATCATGCAGGCAAAGAATATCGAGCCGATAGGAGAGCCGTCGCGCGAGATGGTGACTCAGGCGGTCCGCGAGTTGCGAGATGCATTCGATCAAGAGCACGGCGGCTTTGGAGATGCGCCCAAGTTCCCGCCGCACACGGGGCTGGACCTGCTTTTTTACGAATATCGCCGCACGGAGGATGATTATCTGCTGCACATGATAACCCGCACGCTCGACGGGATGGCGCAAGGCGGAATTCATGACCATTTGGGCGGCGGGTTTCACAGATATTCCACCGATGCGGAATGGCTGCTGCCACATTTCGAAAAGATGCTGTATGATAACGCGCTGCTCGCGCGCGCATATGTCATGGGGTTTGCCGCAACCGGCAATCATGATTACCGAGAGGTCGCGGCAAAGATTTTCGACTGGATCTCACATGAGATGACTGATAAGGGCGGCGGGTTTTATAGTGCACTCGATGCCGACAGCGAAGGAGTGGAAGGCAGATCTTATGTTTGGACTCATGAAGAAGTGATATCCGCTTTGGGCGAGCGTGAAGGAGAATTATTCTGCCGCGTATTTAATGTCAAACCTGAAGGCAATTTTCATGAGGAGGCCACCGGCAAGAAAAAGGACTTGAATGTTCTGTTCCGCTCGAAGACATACTCGCAGTTGGCGGAGGAGGAGGGCATTCCCGAAGACGAATTTCGCCAGCGCATGGAGGATTGCCGCCGCAGGCTCCTTCAGATACGCAATATGCGGGTTCGCCCGCACCTGGACGACAAGGTGCTGAGCGGGTGGAACGGATTGATGATTGGGGCATTGGCCCATGCAGGCGGAGTACTGGGCGAATCCGGCTATACAAGAGCGGCTGATCGCGCGGCAAAATTTGTGTTGAAAAACATGCGAAAAGACGGGCGGCTCCTGAGAAGTTCCCGCGAGGGTGAAGCAAGAATTGAAGCGTATCTTGATGATTATGCTTTCTTGATCGATGGAATTCTCGATCTCTATGAAGCGACCAAGACGAAGAGCTGGTTGAATGAAGCCGTTCGATTGACTGAGGCGCTCCTCGATCTGTTCCATGACGAAGTCGATGGGGGATTCTACTTTACTTCAAAAGATCACGAGCAAATCCTGACCCGGTTGCGGGACCCGCTCGATAAGGCGCTTCCTTCGGGAAACGGCGTGGCCGCGCGTGTGCTCGTCCGTCTTGCGCGCCTGACCGGCGAACATCGATACCTCAGTTCCGCCAGAAGCTGTTTCGAGGGATTTCAGCCGATTATGGGCCGTGCTCCGCGCAGTACCGAATCGCTGCTGCTGGCGCTGGGAATGTATCTCGATACTGTCTCACCCGGCGGCATCGCAGTAAAAGAGCAGGAGCAGCCCGATGTTTCCGTTCGGAAGAAACCGGTGAAAGCGGACGTTTTCGTGTCGAAGACGGCGGCCGCTCCCGGCGAAACGGTAACGATTGCGGCGAAGCTGACCATAGATAAAGGATGGCATATCAATTCGAATCGGCCGCTGCAGGATTATTTGATACCGACTTCGCTGGAACTGCATGATTCCCCCGCTGTCTCACTCGGGAGGGTGCAGTATCCCATTGGGACAAAAGTCGCTCTGGGGGTTGACCAGGAACCTGTATCCGTCTATGAACAGACGGCATGGATTGTAGTTCCTGTGAAGGTGGCGAGAAACGCCGAGTCGGGGCTGCGACAATTGGAATTGATGCTCCAGATGCAGCCGTGCAGCAAGGAAAAGTGCCTGGCTCCCGAGAAACTCAAGCTGTCCGTTCCGCTCGAGGTTAATCCGGCGGGCGGGAAAGGAAGGCATCAGGCCATTTTCGATATAATCGGGACTATGCCGAAAAAAGCGAGCGCGAAAAAGTGATATTTTGAAGGGGGCGCATTGCGGCGTCTCCTTCCCGGCCCCGGAAAAGAGAAGGCCGCCCGGATTCGGGCGGCCTTCTTGATTCTTGTTTCAGTGTGATTTAGAACACCAGCAACGCCTGGACATAGACATAGTCTACATCGTCGTCGTCGTCTGAGGCTACACCGCCACCGATGTCAATATTCTCAATAGCGTCACCGGCAAAGAAGTGTGCCCAACCGACCCGCAGGTTCAGGTCTTCGGTGTACTGGTAGTCAGCCGCTACGTCGATTTCCATGCCGACTTCATCATCTTCGTCGCCGGCAACTTGTGTTCCAAGACCGAGTACATCGCCTTCGTCATCAGCAAGCATGAAATAGTAGAAATCGCCGCTGAGGGTCAGGCGTTCAACCGGAACGATCGATGCGCCTATTCGGCCGACGTGCACGTTCGTCATTGTGGCGTCGAGGTTGCCGCCAACGTTCATTTCCCCGTAATGGACGTCGGAGAACAGACGAGTGAAGCTCTCCACATCGCCATCCAGTGGGTCGTCATCACCTGAGAAATAGGCGTATTCGACTTCGACTCTCGGAGCAAGCTGAACCTCATCAAAGGTATAGCCGGCTACCGCATTGAATGCCCACGCTTCGTAGTCGCCATCCGTGGCGGTAAAAAGAGGAGCAGGGCCGGTTATCTCATAGCTGTCACCAAACTGGTACGCGCCTTCAACGTTGAAGTCAATCAGGCCGATGGCCGGGAAATCCCAGCAGCCGGCAAAGCGTGCGCCAGCCGTGTAAAGGTTGACGTCGTCTGTAAGAGTAGGAGTGACAGGAAGCGCAACACTTCCAGGAAAATCCTCACCTGT
This window harbors:
- a CDS encoding 2-hydroxyacyl-CoA dehydratase gives rise to the protein MNSGPPSGGNFAISSADGIIFSCFTVISYSLSMIVVWNSSPYKYLPVLRMWQSQSLVRLKTLNGSLLYWTRQPKITYTAGNRYRPRESVLPFSNRLQTCSQADSRSATPMGEPFRKTIEIVEGLMRPMAQFWMDNPLPPYEEYAHLYAATISNNADQYEDIAAAMNDENRKVALFEFGLVPQLFYSFGCAPLCLEFYPSFFTRVNMNIVYEFIEAAEEAGIPSDVCSTDRFILGAALKGELPKNSFFVTSSSPCDGTRIAYPILHKLLDCPMLFLDAPFRYDRESIRYYARQLKEQLIPFLEKVTGRKFDIDRLREAVVESNKAYEYLLDIHDTFTVRPAPHPGLLRLLPYGCFIFGAGHPRLTKTLKLLRDDAVQRVKDGRTAGPFEERHRVLWVHVPPTYDNELFNWMEQQFGAMMVSNSLSSTAILDPIDTGTLESMLEGIAWQGLDMTMSLMRFDTQKLIQFSLRAYDHYHCDCMIITQHVGCNSICGARGLIREVCRKRDIPALFIELDYNDDRVLPIELLRTQIEEFFTTVMQ
- a CDS encoding DUF255 domain-containing protein → MTVKQEKMMPSAEEIAKLPPDGGPEFNRLIHEKSPYLLQHARNPVDWYPWSEEAFEKARKEDKPIFLSIGYSTCHWCHVMEWDSFEDTEVADILNRYYVCIKVDREERPDIDEVYMNATQLITNRGGWPNSVWLLPNRKPWYAGTFFPREDVQGRPGFKTILLSLAEFWQRRRQDVNRQADQLADVMERIMQAKNIEPIGEPSREMVTQAVRELRDAFDQEHGGFGDAPKFPPHTGLDLLFYEYRRTEDDYLLHMITRTLDGMAQGGIHDHLGGGFHRYSTDAEWLLPHFEKMLYDNALLARAYVMGFAATGNHDYREVAAKIFDWISHEMTDKGGGFYSALDADSEGVEGRSYVWTHEEVISALGEREGELFCRVFNVKPEGNFHEEATGKKKDLNVLFRSKTYSQLAEEEGIPEDEFRQRMEDCRRRLLQIRNMRVRPHLDDKVLSGWNGLMIGALAHAGGVLGESGYTRAADRAAKFVLKNMRKDGRLLRSSREGEARIEAYLDDYAFLIDGILDLYEATKTKSWLNEAVRLTEALLDLFHDEVDGGFYFTSKDHEQILTRLRDPLDKALPSGNGVAARVLVRLARLTGEHRYLSSARSCFEGFQPIMGRAPRSTESLLLALGMYLDTVSPGGIAVKEQEQPDVSVRKKPVKADVFVSKTAAAPGETVTIAAKLTIDKGWHINSNRPLQDYLIPTSLELHDSPAVSLGRVQYPIGTKVALGVDQEPVSVYEQTAWIVVPVKVARNAESGLRQLELMLQMQPCSKEKCLAPEKLKLSVPLEVNPAGGKGRHQAIFDIIGTMPKKASAKK